One window of Methanocaldococcus sp. genomic DNA carries:
- a CDS encoding AAA family ATPase → MLSGEETYKVKICGEKEYSTVFDEEGYVEVPNDRISVGMAGFSYIGENNNIKPETIKEILIKAKNKHEELLKNENIDENRKKELKEIIEKIDKVLKLYFGGDTIIDKILDKKGQIILYGVPGTGKTYLARKYVEEKTNDNKNKYGFITFHQSYSYEDFIEGFRPKTKDNGNGNNIIYEVEDGIFKRMCILAIWEVLKKKEYNENIIVSNIDFSTLIEKFKEKYPVGSTLKTKTGKEFEICRYTDATIYVKPLNGNNEQDLSILINKLKEFYNNNPNIKKPSDIKFAHPSYYYAILEELRQIENELKNTKNENLTYDQIKQKVIEAIKNKSLTKEDFENAPKYYLIIDEINRGNISNILGELITLLEKDKRLGEENEIITTLPYSKEPFAVPPNLYIIGTMNTADRSIALLDIALRRRFGFIEIEPDYDVLNDKNIDEINLAELLKALNDKIVKLKDRDHRIGHSYFLNVNNKDNLWFVWYHEIIPLLEEYFYGDFDSLKKVLGEKFVDVDNCEIKKLEGDEFINALKEIIQNNQ, encoded by the coding sequence GTGCTGAGTGGTGAGGAAACATATAAAGTAAAAATATGTGGGGAAAAGGAGTATTCTACAGTTTTTGATGAGGAAGGATATGTAGAAGTTCCTAACGATAGAATTTCAGTAGGAATGGCTGGATTTTCATACATTGGGGAAAATAATAATATAAAACCAGAAACAATAAAAGAAATTTTAATTAAAGCAAAAAATAAACATGAAGAATTATTAAAAAATGAAAATATAGATGAAAATAGAAAAAAAGAGTTAAAGGAAATTATTGAAAAGATAGATAAGGTTTTAAAATTATATTTTGGGGGTGATACTATTATAGACAAAATTTTAGATAAAAAAGGACAAATTATTCTTTATGGAGTTCCAGGAACTGGAAAAACATACTTAGCAAGGAAATATGTTGAAGAAAAAACTAACGATAATAAAAATAAATATGGATTCATTACATTTCATCAATCTTATTCCTATGAAGATTTTATTGAAGGCTTTAGACCAAAAACTAAGGATAATGGAAATGGTAATAATATCATTTATGAAGTTGAGGACGGGATATTTAAGAGAATGTGTATTTTGGCTATTTGGGAAGTTCTAAAGAAAAAAGAATACAATGAAAATATAATTGTCAGTAATATTGATTTTAGCACATTAATTGAAAAATTCAAAGAAAAATATCCTGTAGGAAGTACATTAAAAACAAAAACTGGAAAAGAGTTTGAAATATGTAGATATACTGATGCTACCATTTATGTAAAACCACTTAATGGAAATAATGAACAGGACCTATCAATTTTAATTAATAAATTAAAGGAATTTTACAATAATAATCCCAACATAAAAAAACCTTCAGATATTAAATTTGCTCATCCATCATACTACTATGCAATCTTAGAAGAATTAAGACAAATAGAGAATGAATTAAAAAATACTAAAAATGAAAACTTAACATACGACCAAATAAAACAAAAAGTAATCGAAGCTATTAAAAATAAATCTCTAACAAAAGAAGACTTTGAAAATGCACCAAAATACTACCTAATAATTGATGAAATAAACAGAGGAAACATATCAAACATTTTAGGAGAGTTAATCACACTTTTAGAAAAAGATAAAAGATTAGGGGAAGAGAACGAAATAATTACAACTTTACCATACTCAAAAGAGCCGTTTGCTGTTCCACCAAACTTATACATAATTGGAACGATGAATACAGCAGATAGGAGTATTGCATTATTAGATATTGCTTTAAGAAGGAGATTTGGATTTATAGAAATTGAGCCAGATTATGATGTCTTGAATGACAAAAATATTGATGAAATTAACTTAGCAGAGTTATTAAAAGCTTTAAATGATAAAATTGTTAAATTAAAAGATAGAGACCACAGAATAGGACATTCATATTTCTTAAATGTAAATAATAAAGATAATTTATGGTTTGTTTGGTATCATGAAATAATCCCATTGTTAGAAGAATACTTCTATGGGGACTTTGATAGTTTAAAAAAAGTTCTTGGAGAGAAATTTGTAGATGTTGATAATTGTGAAATTAAAAAACTTGAAGGAGATGAGTTTATCAATGCATTAAAAGAAATTATCCAAAATAACCAATAA